The Anguilla anguilla isolate fAngAng1 chromosome 4, fAngAng1.pri, whole genome shotgun sequence genome has a window encoding:
- the LOC118225669 gene encoding polyhomeotic-like protein 3 isoform X6, whose product MGSGNRRLLSSSPSSSSSLKGSISQSPNTSEHSVALPPTAQPDNRAQVCCSTTSRSMISQQAWLAGNGSSSTNQAHVYLHAQMLIFTPASSAGVAQPDLPIFTSASTRSPSAQEQNQAEQTNRPAVQSLPSKTPAHHRMSLCPPKPTQQSDASKEGLYSSVPSHTLMMHKLRCRLSHKMAHRNRLINPKPAEGHSLVHSVSLQAGSLPTSQLFLSSQTPGTPVSSVFEVQSQHCTTTRTLPSASSSSTKQSEVAAQHKAPATSPVATQSPTSHSPAPVVTQPENLVQSLPSALLESPPRQLVGPAQLPAHSPVHKPPSLSPAPSLPASCTGLQSAPCPRTSASSPSQPTSPRPLKPLSPASVQGLTGQMQSSEETPAAKTLVQVPHQDPPPPQRVVKDPQTHLAAPSELPKDLSTVYQMVSLREMDSALRNGEQEKPGNEEMPNLMEPPLENSTQIHPTLLPPAGQEGDCRDTATDLTTGTGQSSTEPKGDAHTENSSVEALHTSSSQASLPPAGGPSGSLPPSASHLGGAAESQLPQAIIKPQVLTHLIEGFVIQEGLKPFPVRPVEQLSRGHGGNLQVNRSSLMVEKQAKNPGALHEMSGSEVTSPMMDVEHPWNSTDTDMDDFATDDGMDEVLVDMLHCEFCGKRGYAHTFLRANRFCSTTCVRRFNVSNTRRISALKANRTGRGKDRRRGRSRRPSSSREHFHRQAAQSTSWWPMEAEEEEDPPVPMTTRLRRQAELERERETADSGGSPPTSPSSPVLWTVDQVCAFVYTLPGCQDIAEEFRSQEIDGQALLLLTEDHLMSTMNIRLGPALKICARINSLKEA is encoded by the exons ATGGGGTCAGGAAACAGACGACTGctttcttcctccccctcctcttcctcctcacttAAAGGGAGCATTTCTCAGTCACCCAATACATCTGAGCATTCA GTAGCACTGCCCCCCACAGCTCAGCCGGACAACCGCGCCCAGGTCTGCTGCTCCACAACCAGCAGGAGCATGATATCCCAGCAGGCCTGGCTAGCAGGGAATGGCTCTTCCAGCACCAACCAGGCCCACGTGTATCTGCATGCCCAGATG TTGATTTTCACTCCCGCCAGCTCTGCGGGTGTGGCACAGCCCGATCTGCCTATTTTCACCTCTGCCTCAACCCGTTCCCCCTCTGCACAG GAGCAAAATCAGGCTGAGCAGACCAACCGTCCTGCCGTGCAGAGTCTTCCCTCCAAAACCCCTGCACACCACAGGATGTCTCTGTGCCCCCCAAAGCCCACCCAGCAATCAGATGCATCCAAAGAAG GACTGTACTCTTCGGTCCCGTCACACACCCTGATGATGCACAAGCTGCGATGCAGACTGAGCCACAAGATGGCGCACCGCAACCGACTCATCAACCCAAAGCCCGCTGAGGGCCACAGTCTGGTTCACTCAGTTTCTCTCCAGGCGGGTTCTCTGCCCACCTCCCAACTCTTCTTATCCAGTCAGACCCCAGGGACCCCTGTGTCTTCTGTGTTCGAGGTCCAATCCCAGCACTGCACTACCACACGAACTCTCCCttcagcctcctcttcctccaccaaGCAAAGTGAGGTGGCCGCTCAACACAAGGCTCCTGCCACATCCCCTGTGGCAACCCAGTCCCCCACCAGCCATTCTCCAGCTCCTGTTGTCACCCAACCTGAAAATCTCGTCCAATCCCTGCCTTCAGCCTTACTGGAGTCTCCTCCCCGGCAGCTTGTTGGCCCTGCCCAGCTACCTGCGCATAGCCCTGTCCACAAGCCCCCCAGTCtttctcctgctccctccctgccaGCTTCCTGCACAGGCCTCCAGTCTGCCCCCTGCCCTAGGACCTCCGCGTCCTCACCCTCACAACCCACTTCACCCCGCCCACTGAAGCCCCTGTCCCCTGCGTCAGTGCAGGGGCTGACAGGACAGATGCAATCCTCAGAGGAGACCCCAGCAGCCAAGACGCTGGTCCAGGTGCCCCATCAGGACCCGCCCCCTCCGCAAAGGGTCGTCAAGGACCCGCAAACCCATTTGGCAGCTCCATCTGAGCTCCCGAAG GACTTGTCCACAGTATATCAAATGGTGTCCCTGCGTGAAATGGACAGTGCATTGCGCAATGGAGAACAGGAAAAGCCAGGCAATGAGGAGATGCCAAACCTCATGGAGCCTCCACTTGAGAACAGTACCCAGATACATCCCActctgctgccacctgctggacagGAGGGAGACTGTAGAGACACCGCCACTGACTTAACCA CTGGCACCGGCCAAtcgagcacagagccaaaaggCGATGCCCACACGGAGAACTCTTCTGTGGAGGCCCTTCACACAAGCTCTTCCCAAGCTTCCCTCCCACCTGCCGGGGGGCCAAGCGGCAGCCTGCCCCCCTCTGCCAGTCACCTCGGGGGTGCTGCTGAGAGCCAGCTCCCACAGGCCATCATCAAACCCCAGGTCCTCACACATCTCATTGAGGGCTTCGTAATCCAGGAGGGGCTGAAGCCGTTTCCGGTACGTCCAGTGGAACAGCTGTCAAGAGGACATGGAGGCAATCTGCAG GTGAACCGCTCCTCACTGATGGTGGAGAAGCAGGCCAAAAATCCTGGGGCCCTCCATGAGATGAGTGGGAGTGAGGTCACTAGCCCCATGATGGACGTGGAGCACCCCTGGAACTCCACAGACACTGACATGGATGACTTTGCCACAGACG ATGGTATGGACGAGGTGCTGGTGGACATGTTGCACTGTGAGTTCTGTGGAAAGAGGGGCTATGCCCACACCTTCCTGAGGGCAAACCGCTTCTGTTCTACCACATGTGTGCGAAG GTTTAACGTCAGCAACACCAGACGCATCAGCGCGCTGAAAGCCAATCGGACCGGCCGTGGGAAGGACCGCagacgggggcggagccggaggCCCAGCAGCTCCAGGGAGCATTTTCACAGACAG GCTGCCCAGAGCACCAGTTGGTGGCCGATGgaagcggaggaggaggaggaccctCCCGTTCCCATGACAACCAGACTCCGGCGGCAGGCGGAGCTGGAGCGTGAGAGAGAAACGGCGGACAGTGGCGGGAGCCCGCCCACCTCGCCATCTAGCCCTGTGCTGTGGACCGTGGACCAAGTGTGCGCCTTCGTGTACACGCTGCCAG GTTGCCAGGACATCGCTGAGGAGTTCCGCTCACAGGAGATCGATGGCCAGGCCCTTCTGCTGCTAACCGAGGATCACCTAATGAGCACCATGAACATCCGGCTGGGGCCCGCACTCAAGATCTGTGCCCGCATCAACTCTCTTAAGGAAGcctag
- the LOC118225669 gene encoding polyhomeotic-like protein 3 isoform X7, which produces MKDLEVALPPTAQPDNRAQVCCSTTSRSMISQQAWLAGNGSSSTNQAHVYLHAQMLIFTPASSAGVAQPDLPIFTSASTRSPSAQEQNQAEQTNRPAVQSLPSKTPAHHRMSLCPPKPTQQSDASKEGLYSSVPSHTLMMHKLRCRLSHKMAHRNRLINPKPAEGHSLVHSVSLQAGSLPTSQLFLSSQTPGTPVSSVFEVQSQHCTTTRTLPSASSSSTKQSEVAAQHKAPATSPVATQSPTSHSPAPVVTQPENLVQSLPSALLESPPRQLVGPAQLPAHSPVHKPPSLSPAPSLPASCTGLQSAPCPRTSASSPSQPTSPRPLKPLSPASVQGLTGQMQSSEETPAAKTLVQVPHQDPPPPQRVVKDPQTHLAAPSELPKDLSTVYQMVSLREMDSALRNGEQEKPGNEEMPNLMEPPLENSTQIHPTLLPPAGQEGDCRDTATDLTTGTGQSSTEPKGDAHTENSSVEALHTSSSQASLPPAGGPSGSLPPSASHLGGAAESQLPQAIIKPQVLTHLIEGFVIQEGLKPFPVRPVEQLSRGHGGNLQVNRSSLMVEKQAKNPGALHEMSGSEVTSPMMDVEHPWNSTDTDMDDFATDDGMDEVLVDMLHCEFCGKRGYAHTFLRANRFCSTTCVRRFNVSNTRRISALKANRTGRGKDRRRGRSRRPSSSREHFHRQAAQSTSWWPMEAEEEEDPPVPMTTRLRRQAELERERETADSGGSPPTSPSSPVLWTVDQVCAFVYTLPGCQDIAEEFRSQEIDGQALLLLTEDHLMSTMNIRLGPALKICARINSLKEA; this is translated from the exons ATGAAGGACCTGGAG GTAGCACTGCCCCCCACAGCTCAGCCGGACAACCGCGCCCAGGTCTGCTGCTCCACAACCAGCAGGAGCATGATATCCCAGCAGGCCTGGCTAGCAGGGAATGGCTCTTCCAGCACCAACCAGGCCCACGTGTATCTGCATGCCCAGATG TTGATTTTCACTCCCGCCAGCTCTGCGGGTGTGGCACAGCCCGATCTGCCTATTTTCACCTCTGCCTCAACCCGTTCCCCCTCTGCACAG GAGCAAAATCAGGCTGAGCAGACCAACCGTCCTGCCGTGCAGAGTCTTCCCTCCAAAACCCCTGCACACCACAGGATGTCTCTGTGCCCCCCAAAGCCCACCCAGCAATCAGATGCATCCAAAGAAG GACTGTACTCTTCGGTCCCGTCACACACCCTGATGATGCACAAGCTGCGATGCAGACTGAGCCACAAGATGGCGCACCGCAACCGACTCATCAACCCAAAGCCCGCTGAGGGCCACAGTCTGGTTCACTCAGTTTCTCTCCAGGCGGGTTCTCTGCCCACCTCCCAACTCTTCTTATCCAGTCAGACCCCAGGGACCCCTGTGTCTTCTGTGTTCGAGGTCCAATCCCAGCACTGCACTACCACACGAACTCTCCCttcagcctcctcttcctccaccaaGCAAAGTGAGGTGGCCGCTCAACACAAGGCTCCTGCCACATCCCCTGTGGCAACCCAGTCCCCCACCAGCCATTCTCCAGCTCCTGTTGTCACCCAACCTGAAAATCTCGTCCAATCCCTGCCTTCAGCCTTACTGGAGTCTCCTCCCCGGCAGCTTGTTGGCCCTGCCCAGCTACCTGCGCATAGCCCTGTCCACAAGCCCCCCAGTCtttctcctgctccctccctgccaGCTTCCTGCACAGGCCTCCAGTCTGCCCCCTGCCCTAGGACCTCCGCGTCCTCACCCTCACAACCCACTTCACCCCGCCCACTGAAGCCCCTGTCCCCTGCGTCAGTGCAGGGGCTGACAGGACAGATGCAATCCTCAGAGGAGACCCCAGCAGCCAAGACGCTGGTCCAGGTGCCCCATCAGGACCCGCCCCCTCCGCAAAGGGTCGTCAAGGACCCGCAAACCCATTTGGCAGCTCCATCTGAGCTCCCGAAG GACTTGTCCACAGTATATCAAATGGTGTCCCTGCGTGAAATGGACAGTGCATTGCGCAATGGAGAACAGGAAAAGCCAGGCAATGAGGAGATGCCAAACCTCATGGAGCCTCCACTTGAGAACAGTACCCAGATACATCCCActctgctgccacctgctggacagGAGGGAGACTGTAGAGACACCGCCACTGACTTAACCA CTGGCACCGGCCAAtcgagcacagagccaaaaggCGATGCCCACACGGAGAACTCTTCTGTGGAGGCCCTTCACACAAGCTCTTCCCAAGCTTCCCTCCCACCTGCCGGGGGGCCAAGCGGCAGCCTGCCCCCCTCTGCCAGTCACCTCGGGGGTGCTGCTGAGAGCCAGCTCCCACAGGCCATCATCAAACCCCAGGTCCTCACACATCTCATTGAGGGCTTCGTAATCCAGGAGGGGCTGAAGCCGTTTCCGGTACGTCCAGTGGAACAGCTGTCAAGAGGACATGGAGGCAATCTGCAG GTGAACCGCTCCTCACTGATGGTGGAGAAGCAGGCCAAAAATCCTGGGGCCCTCCATGAGATGAGTGGGAGTGAGGTCACTAGCCCCATGATGGACGTGGAGCACCCCTGGAACTCCACAGACACTGACATGGATGACTTTGCCACAGACG ATGGTATGGACGAGGTGCTGGTGGACATGTTGCACTGTGAGTTCTGTGGAAAGAGGGGCTATGCCCACACCTTCCTGAGGGCAAACCGCTTCTGTTCTACCACATGTGTGCGAAG GTTTAACGTCAGCAACACCAGACGCATCAGCGCGCTGAAAGCCAATCGGACCGGCCGTGGGAAGGACCGCagacgggggcggagccggaggCCCAGCAGCTCCAGGGAGCATTTTCACAGACAG GCTGCCCAGAGCACCAGTTGGTGGCCGATGgaagcggaggaggaggaggaccctCCCGTTCCCATGACAACCAGACTCCGGCGGCAGGCGGAGCTGGAGCGTGAGAGAGAAACGGCGGACAGTGGCGGGAGCCCGCCCACCTCGCCATCTAGCCCTGTGCTGTGGACCGTGGACCAAGTGTGCGCCTTCGTGTACACGCTGCCAG GTTGCCAGGACATCGCTGAGGAGTTCCGCTCACAGGAGATCGATGGCCAGGCCCTTCTGCTGCTAACCGAGGATCACCTAATGAGCACCATGAACATCCGGCTGGGGCCCGCACTCAAGATCTGTGCCCGCATCAACTCTCTTAAGGAAGcctag
- the LOC118225669 gene encoding polyhomeotic-like protein 3 isoform X5 produces the protein MQFPSVTGPLFVVRGLRRTFSARFHVSRCHPSRNSTQEVALPPTAQPDNRAQVCCSTTSRSMISQQAWLAGNGSSSTNQAHVYLHAQMLIFTPASSAGVAQPDLPIFTSASTRSPSAQEQNQAEQTNRPAVQSLPSKTPAHHRMSLCPPKPTQQSDASKEGLYSSVPSHTLMMHKLRCRLSHKMAHRNRLINPKPAEGHSLVHSVSLQAGSLPTSQLFLSSQTPGTPVSSVFEVQSQHCTTTRTLPSASSSSTKQSEVAAQHKAPATSPVATQSPTSHSPAPVVTQPENLVQSLPSALLESPPRQLVGPAQLPAHSPVHKPPSLSPAPSLPASCTGLQSAPCPRTSASSPSQPTSPRPLKPLSPASVQGLTGQMQSSEETPAAKTLVQVPHQDPPPPQRVVKDPQTHLAAPSELPKDLSTVYQMVSLREMDSALRNGEQEKPGNEEMPNLMEPPLENSTQIHPTLLPPAGQEGDCRDTATDLTTGTGQSSTEPKGDAHTENSSVEALHTSSSQASLPPAGGPSGSLPPSASHLGGAAESQLPQAIIKPQVLTHLIEGFVIQEGLKPFPVRPVEQLSRGHGGNLQVNRSSLMVEKQAKNPGALHEMSGSEVTSPMMDVEHPWNSTDTDMDDFATDDGMDEVLVDMLHCEFCGKRGYAHTFLRANRFCSTTCVRRFNVSNTRRISALKANRTGRGKDRRRGRSRRPSSSREHFHRQAAQSTSWWPMEAEEEEDPPVPMTTRLRRQAELERERETADSGGSPPTSPSSPVLWTVDQVCAFVYTLPGCQDIAEEFRSQEIDGQALLLLTEDHLMSTMNIRLGPALKICARINSLKEA, from the exons ATGCAATTTCCTAGTGTAACAGGACCCTTGTTTGTTGTTCGAGGCCTTCGAAGAACATTCTCTGCCAGGTTTCATGTCAGCAGGTGCCACCCAAGCAGAAACTCTACTCAGGAA GTAGCACTGCCCCCCACAGCTCAGCCGGACAACCGCGCCCAGGTCTGCTGCTCCACAACCAGCAGGAGCATGATATCCCAGCAGGCCTGGCTAGCAGGGAATGGCTCTTCCAGCACCAACCAGGCCCACGTGTATCTGCATGCCCAGATG TTGATTTTCACTCCCGCCAGCTCTGCGGGTGTGGCACAGCCCGATCTGCCTATTTTCACCTCTGCCTCAACCCGTTCCCCCTCTGCACAG GAGCAAAATCAGGCTGAGCAGACCAACCGTCCTGCCGTGCAGAGTCTTCCCTCCAAAACCCCTGCACACCACAGGATGTCTCTGTGCCCCCCAAAGCCCACCCAGCAATCAGATGCATCCAAAGAAG GACTGTACTCTTCGGTCCCGTCACACACCCTGATGATGCACAAGCTGCGATGCAGACTGAGCCACAAGATGGCGCACCGCAACCGACTCATCAACCCAAAGCCCGCTGAGGGCCACAGTCTGGTTCACTCAGTTTCTCTCCAGGCGGGTTCTCTGCCCACCTCCCAACTCTTCTTATCCAGTCAGACCCCAGGGACCCCTGTGTCTTCTGTGTTCGAGGTCCAATCCCAGCACTGCACTACCACACGAACTCTCCCttcagcctcctcttcctccaccaaGCAAAGTGAGGTGGCCGCTCAACACAAGGCTCCTGCCACATCCCCTGTGGCAACCCAGTCCCCCACCAGCCATTCTCCAGCTCCTGTTGTCACCCAACCTGAAAATCTCGTCCAATCCCTGCCTTCAGCCTTACTGGAGTCTCCTCCCCGGCAGCTTGTTGGCCCTGCCCAGCTACCTGCGCATAGCCCTGTCCACAAGCCCCCCAGTCtttctcctgctccctccctgccaGCTTCCTGCACAGGCCTCCAGTCTGCCCCCTGCCCTAGGACCTCCGCGTCCTCACCCTCACAACCCACTTCACCCCGCCCACTGAAGCCCCTGTCCCCTGCGTCAGTGCAGGGGCTGACAGGACAGATGCAATCCTCAGAGGAGACCCCAGCAGCCAAGACGCTGGTCCAGGTGCCCCATCAGGACCCGCCCCCTCCGCAAAGGGTCGTCAAGGACCCGCAAACCCATTTGGCAGCTCCATCTGAGCTCCCGAAG GACTTGTCCACAGTATATCAAATGGTGTCCCTGCGTGAAATGGACAGTGCATTGCGCAATGGAGAACAGGAAAAGCCAGGCAATGAGGAGATGCCAAACCTCATGGAGCCTCCACTTGAGAACAGTACCCAGATACATCCCActctgctgccacctgctggacagGAGGGAGACTGTAGAGACACCGCCACTGACTTAACCA CTGGCACCGGCCAAtcgagcacagagccaaaaggCGATGCCCACACGGAGAACTCTTCTGTGGAGGCCCTTCACACAAGCTCTTCCCAAGCTTCCCTCCCACCTGCCGGGGGGCCAAGCGGCAGCCTGCCCCCCTCTGCCAGTCACCTCGGGGGTGCTGCTGAGAGCCAGCTCCCACAGGCCATCATCAAACCCCAGGTCCTCACACATCTCATTGAGGGCTTCGTAATCCAGGAGGGGCTGAAGCCGTTTCCGGTACGTCCAGTGGAACAGCTGTCAAGAGGACATGGAGGCAATCTGCAG GTGAACCGCTCCTCACTGATGGTGGAGAAGCAGGCCAAAAATCCTGGGGCCCTCCATGAGATGAGTGGGAGTGAGGTCACTAGCCCCATGATGGACGTGGAGCACCCCTGGAACTCCACAGACACTGACATGGATGACTTTGCCACAGACG ATGGTATGGACGAGGTGCTGGTGGACATGTTGCACTGTGAGTTCTGTGGAAAGAGGGGCTATGCCCACACCTTCCTGAGGGCAAACCGCTTCTGTTCTACCACATGTGTGCGAAG GTTTAACGTCAGCAACACCAGACGCATCAGCGCGCTGAAAGCCAATCGGACCGGCCGTGGGAAGGACCGCagacgggggcggagccggaggCCCAGCAGCTCCAGGGAGCATTTTCACAGACAG GCTGCCCAGAGCACCAGTTGGTGGCCGATGgaagcggaggaggaggaggaccctCCCGTTCCCATGACAACCAGACTCCGGCGGCAGGCGGAGCTGGAGCGTGAGAGAGAAACGGCGGACAGTGGCGGGAGCCCGCCCACCTCGCCATCTAGCCCTGTGCTGTGGACCGTGGACCAAGTGTGCGCCTTCGTGTACACGCTGCCAG GTTGCCAGGACATCGCTGAGGAGTTCCGCTCACAGGAGATCGATGGCCAGGCCCTTCTGCTGCTAACCGAGGATCACCTAATGAGCACCATGAACATCCGGCTGGGGCCCGCACTCAAGATCTGTGCCCGCATCAACTCTCTTAAGGAAGcctag
- the LOC118225669 gene encoding polyhomeotic-like protein 3 isoform X8, which translates to MISQQAWLAGNGSSSTNQAHVYLHAQMLIFTPASSAGVAQPDLPIFTSASTRSPSAQEQNQAEQTNRPAVQSLPSKTPAHHRMSLCPPKPTQQSDASKEGLYSSVPSHTLMMHKLRCRLSHKMAHRNRLINPKPAEGHSLVHSVSLQAGSLPTSQLFLSSQTPGTPVSSVFEVQSQHCTTTRTLPSASSSSTKQSEVAAQHKAPATSPVATQSPTSHSPAPVVTQPENLVQSLPSALLESPPRQLVGPAQLPAHSPVHKPPSLSPAPSLPASCTGLQSAPCPRTSASSPSQPTSPRPLKPLSPASVQGLTGQMQSSEETPAAKTLVQVPHQDPPPPQRVVKDPQTHLAAPSELPKDLSTVYQMVSLREMDSALRNGEQEKPGNEEMPNLMEPPLENSTQIHPTLLPPAGQEGDCRDTATDLTTGTGQSSTEPKGDAHTENSSVEALHTSSSQASLPPAGGPSGSLPPSASHLGGAAESQLPQAIIKPQVLTHLIEGFVIQEGLKPFPVRPVEQLSRGHGGNLQVNRSSLMVEKQAKNPGALHEMSGSEVTSPMMDVEHPWNSTDTDMDDFATDDGMDEVLVDMLHCEFCGKRGYAHTFLRANRFCSTTCVRRFNVSNTRRISALKANRTGRGKDRRRGRSRRPSSSREHFHRQAAQSTSWWPMEAEEEEDPPVPMTTRLRRQAELERERETADSGGSPPTSPSSPVLWTVDQVCAFVYTLPGCQDIAEEFRSQEIDGQALLLLTEDHLMSTMNIRLGPALKICARINSLKEA; encoded by the exons ATGATATCCCAGCAGGCCTGGCTAGCAGGGAATGGCTCTTCCAGCACCAACCAGGCCCACGTGTATCTGCATGCCCAGATG TTGATTTTCACTCCCGCCAGCTCTGCGGGTGTGGCACAGCCCGATCTGCCTATTTTCACCTCTGCCTCAACCCGTTCCCCCTCTGCACAG GAGCAAAATCAGGCTGAGCAGACCAACCGTCCTGCCGTGCAGAGTCTTCCCTCCAAAACCCCTGCACACCACAGGATGTCTCTGTGCCCCCCAAAGCCCACCCAGCAATCAGATGCATCCAAAGAAG GACTGTACTCTTCGGTCCCGTCACACACCCTGATGATGCACAAGCTGCGATGCAGACTGAGCCACAAGATGGCGCACCGCAACCGACTCATCAACCCAAAGCCCGCTGAGGGCCACAGTCTGGTTCACTCAGTTTCTCTCCAGGCGGGTTCTCTGCCCACCTCCCAACTCTTCTTATCCAGTCAGACCCCAGGGACCCCTGTGTCTTCTGTGTTCGAGGTCCAATCCCAGCACTGCACTACCACACGAACTCTCCCttcagcctcctcttcctccaccaaGCAAAGTGAGGTGGCCGCTCAACACAAGGCTCCTGCCACATCCCCTGTGGCAACCCAGTCCCCCACCAGCCATTCTCCAGCTCCTGTTGTCACCCAACCTGAAAATCTCGTCCAATCCCTGCCTTCAGCCTTACTGGAGTCTCCTCCCCGGCAGCTTGTTGGCCCTGCCCAGCTACCTGCGCATAGCCCTGTCCACAAGCCCCCCAGTCtttctcctgctccctccctgccaGCTTCCTGCACAGGCCTCCAGTCTGCCCCCTGCCCTAGGACCTCCGCGTCCTCACCCTCACAACCCACTTCACCCCGCCCACTGAAGCCCCTGTCCCCTGCGTCAGTGCAGGGGCTGACAGGACAGATGCAATCCTCAGAGGAGACCCCAGCAGCCAAGACGCTGGTCCAGGTGCCCCATCAGGACCCGCCCCCTCCGCAAAGGGTCGTCAAGGACCCGCAAACCCATTTGGCAGCTCCATCTGAGCTCCCGAAG GACTTGTCCACAGTATATCAAATGGTGTCCCTGCGTGAAATGGACAGTGCATTGCGCAATGGAGAACAGGAAAAGCCAGGCAATGAGGAGATGCCAAACCTCATGGAGCCTCCACTTGAGAACAGTACCCAGATACATCCCActctgctgccacctgctggacagGAGGGAGACTGTAGAGACACCGCCACTGACTTAACCA CTGGCACCGGCCAAtcgagcacagagccaaaaggCGATGCCCACACGGAGAACTCTTCTGTGGAGGCCCTTCACACAAGCTCTTCCCAAGCTTCCCTCCCACCTGCCGGGGGGCCAAGCGGCAGCCTGCCCCCCTCTGCCAGTCACCTCGGGGGTGCTGCTGAGAGCCAGCTCCCACAGGCCATCATCAAACCCCAGGTCCTCACACATCTCATTGAGGGCTTCGTAATCCAGGAGGGGCTGAAGCCGTTTCCGGTACGTCCAGTGGAACAGCTGTCAAGAGGACATGGAGGCAATCTGCAG GTGAACCGCTCCTCACTGATGGTGGAGAAGCAGGCCAAAAATCCTGGGGCCCTCCATGAGATGAGTGGGAGTGAGGTCACTAGCCCCATGATGGACGTGGAGCACCCCTGGAACTCCACAGACACTGACATGGATGACTTTGCCACAGACG ATGGTATGGACGAGGTGCTGGTGGACATGTTGCACTGTGAGTTCTGTGGAAAGAGGGGCTATGCCCACACCTTCCTGAGGGCAAACCGCTTCTGTTCTACCACATGTGTGCGAAG GTTTAACGTCAGCAACACCAGACGCATCAGCGCGCTGAAAGCCAATCGGACCGGCCGTGGGAAGGACCGCagacgggggcggagccggaggCCCAGCAGCTCCAGGGAGCATTTTCACAGACAG GCTGCCCAGAGCACCAGTTGGTGGCCGATGgaagcggaggaggaggaggaccctCCCGTTCCCATGACAACCAGACTCCGGCGGCAGGCGGAGCTGGAGCGTGAGAGAGAAACGGCGGACAGTGGCGGGAGCCCGCCCACCTCGCCATCTAGCCCTGTGCTGTGGACCGTGGACCAAGTGTGCGCCTTCGTGTACACGCTGCCAG GTTGCCAGGACATCGCTGAGGAGTTCCGCTCACAGGAGATCGATGGCCAGGCCCTTCTGCTGCTAACCGAGGATCACCTAATGAGCACCATGAACATCCGGCTGGGGCCCGCACTCAAGATCTGTGCCCGCATCAACTCTCTTAAGGAAGcctag